The proteins below come from a single Synechococcus sp. WH 8101 genomic window:
- a CDS encoding mechanosensitive ion channel family protein has translation MNELFQEVLGWLGYLERPEVSAQIILIIIIAIGSHSLHRPALTRRLPRLLRAFIGPAVAGLVVLILQQHQHANGLMWFLSAAWLGWALLLLLERGLLRVLPAQRVHELLSRLLRPLYLLLIVLLLINRLDSLQDLAVIGVGQFFGAELTLGKLFGSLLISYLLLIGSGPPAAGFAWVMQKLIGYSDGSRKALELIIRYVVVGIGITAVGMQIGLNATALVAIAGGLSVGLGFGVKEVFSNFISGIWLLFEGSVRPGEVLMVDGDPCEVRRLGLRATLLWRDRDNAELLIPNQMFFTDQATTYTASDRMRRSEIRIGVAYRHDPRTVLALLEQTALSVPRVLNQPAPRALQVAYDDYAITYSLRYWIANPMDNIGIISEVNQAIWIAFKHEGIEIPLPQRVNTIRDWPTLTHEPDAEDSDLSSPH, from the coding sequence GGTCAGCGCCCAGATCATTCTGATCATCATCATCGCCATCGGCAGCCATTCTCTTCACAGACCAGCTCTGACCCGAAGGCTGCCGCGTCTACTCAGGGCCTTCATCGGACCAGCCGTCGCTGGCCTTGTGGTGCTGATTCTTCAACAACACCAGCACGCCAACGGCCTGATGTGGTTTCTCTCAGCGGCCTGGCTCGGCTGGGCACTCCTGCTCCTGCTGGAAAGAGGCCTGCTTCGGGTGCTGCCGGCCCAACGAGTGCATGAACTGCTAAGCCGTCTTTTGAGACCACTCTATTTGCTCCTCATCGTTCTGCTGTTGATCAACCGACTGGATAGTCTTCAGGATCTGGCTGTCATTGGCGTGGGCCAGTTCTTTGGCGCTGAGTTGACCCTTGGCAAACTCTTTGGCTCCTTGCTGATCAGCTATTTGCTGCTCATCGGTAGCGGCCCACCGGCAGCTGGTTTCGCCTGGGTGATGCAGAAACTGATCGGTTACAGCGACGGCAGCCGCAAGGCGCTGGAGCTGATCATTCGTTATGTCGTCGTGGGAATCGGCATTACCGCAGTTGGCATGCAAATTGGCCTCAATGCCACCGCCTTGGTGGCCATCGCCGGTGGCTTATCGGTGGGCCTGGGCTTTGGCGTCAAAGAAGTATTTTCCAACTTCATCAGCGGGATCTGGCTGTTGTTTGAAGGCTCGGTGCGACCCGGGGAAGTGTTGATGGTGGATGGGGATCCTTGTGAAGTGCGCCGACTCGGCCTGCGCGCCACCCTGCTCTGGCGCGACCGAGACAACGCCGAACTACTGATCCCCAATCAGATGTTCTTCACCGATCAGGCCACCACTTATACCGCCAGTGATCGGATGCGCCGGAGCGAAATCCGCATTGGCGTTGCCTATCGCCATGATCCACGCACGGTGCTAGCTCTACTGGAACAGACTGCGCTCAGCGTTCCGCGCGTGCTGAATCAACCAGCACCTCGTGCGCTTCAGGTGGCTTATGACGATTACGCCATCACCTATTCCCTGCGCTACTGGATCGCCAATCCGATGGACAACATCGGCATCATCAGCGAAGTGAATCAAGCGATCTGGATCGCCTTCAAACACGAAGGCATTGAAATCCCATTGCCACAACGCGTGAACACCATTCGTGACTGGCCCACGCTCACGCACGAGCCAGACGCTGAAGATAGCGATCTCTCGAGCCCGCATTGA